A genomic segment from Saprospiraceae bacterium encodes:
- a CDS encoding glycosyltransferase, with protein MTFDVTIPVLNEEASLAENVGILHDFLKSNFPTPGQWRIVIADNGSEDQTPQLGKQLARQFPNIQYLQVPQRGVGLALKTSWSQSEADIVGYMDLDLATDLPHFLEVYQAIALRQYDLVYGSRLHPQATVIGRSLKREIASRGFNWLLKMYLGTHFSDGMCGFKFLKRNIYPTLFAAGAQNDGWFFSTELLITSEWKKLKIYELPVKWTDDASSSKVEILPLAKRYIQAMRNIKKKKQQLSS; from the coding sequence ATGACTTTTGATGTCACGATACCCGTTCTGAATGAAGAAGCTTCTTTAGCCGAAAATGTAGGCATTTTACACGACTTCTTAAAATCTAATTTTCCGACCCCCGGTCAATGGCGTATTGTCATTGCAGATAATGGCTCTGAGGACCAAACACCCCAACTCGGAAAGCAGCTGGCCCGGCAATTCCCGAACATCCAGTATTTACAGGTACCACAGCGTGGCGTTGGTCTGGCGTTAAAGACTTCCTGGAGTCAATCTGAGGCAGATATTGTTGGCTATATGGACCTAGATTTGGCCACGGACCTGCCTCATTTTTTGGAGGTTTATCAGGCTATTGCCCTCCGGCAGTATGACCTTGTTTATGGTTCCAGGTTGCATCCCCAAGCTACAGTTATCGGCCGTAGCCTAAAAAGAGAAATTGCATCCAGGGGCTTTAATTGGTTGTTAAAGATGTATTTAGGTACCCATTTTTCGGATGGAATGTGTGGATTCAAGTTCCTCAAACGAAATATTTACCCTACTTTGTTCGCCGCTGGCGCTCAAAACGATGGCTGGTTTTTTTCAACCGAATTATTGATCACTAGTGAATGGAAAAAATTAAAGATTTATGAGTTGCCCGTCAAATGGACGGATGATGCCAGTAGCAGCAAGGTTGAAATTTTACCTTTAGCTAAACGTTATATACAGGCCATGCGCAACATCAAAAAGAAAAAACAGCAGCTTTCATCGTGA
- a CDS encoding FAD-dependent oxidoreductase, with protein sequence MPKTMIQYDFAIIGGGIFGVYAALYLAKKGLRVLIIEKERQLMTKASVVNQARLHSGYHYPRSIATALMSDDNKARFTKEHQAFIHQSFEKYYAIDRYASFTDGSQFERFCAFIQLTCKKIHQHPFFSFDRIEGLFLSEEFTFDPILMAHYYRQQVKDQPLIDVKCFFRLEKALATNGCWEILLTDLSNETSATIHATQVINATYANSNGVNNRFELPNIPLMHEIAEMAFVSSPQLHDMGLTIMDGQFGSIMPYGLSGLLSLSSVAYTHHKVSHATHPTFDCQDLNPDCQPDFPANCNLCAYRPVSNYQKMMRQIQLYLKPEVQLFYLSSMFTIKSKLKANYIDDGRPTEIVILNENPRFYCIFAGKINSIYEIEKVIK encoded by the coding sequence ATGCCTAAAACAATGATCCAATATGATTTTGCGATTATTGGAGGTGGCATTTTTGGCGTTTATGCGGCCTTGTACCTGGCAAAAAAAGGGTTAAGGGTGCTTATTATAGAAAAGGAGCGGCAGCTGATGACCAAGGCTTCGGTCGTTAATCAGGCTCGCCTCCACAGTGGCTATCATTACCCTCGGAGTATAGCCACGGCCCTGATGTCGGATGACAACAAAGCCCGGTTTACCAAAGAACACCAGGCGTTTATTCACCAATCTTTCGAAAAATATTATGCGATTGATCGTTATGCTTCTTTCACCGACGGTTCACAATTTGAACGATTTTGCGCTTTTATTCAATTGACTTGCAAGAAGATACACCAACATCCGTTCTTTTCTTTCGATCGCATTGAGGGGCTTTTTTTAAGCGAAGAATTCACTTTTGATCCCATCTTAATGGCTCATTATTACCGCCAACAGGTCAAGGACCAGCCACTGATCGATGTCAAATGCTTCTTTCGGCTGGAAAAGGCCCTTGCCACCAATGGCTGCTGGGAAATATTATTGACAGACCTATCTAATGAAACAAGCGCTACCATCCATGCCACCCAGGTTATCAATGCCACCTATGCCAATAGCAATGGGGTCAACAACCGATTTGAATTACCCAATATTCCCCTCATGCATGAGATCGCGGAGATGGCATTTGTCAGCTCCCCGCAACTACACGATATGGGTTTGACCATCATGGACGGTCAATTTGGCTCCATTATGCCATATGGCCTTTCGGGCTTATTGTCGCTTTCCTCCGTCGCCTACACCCATCATAAGGTGTCTCATGCCACCCACCCCACCTTTGACTGCCAGGACCTAAACCCTGACTGTCAGCCCGATTTTCCGGCCAATTGCAATCTTTGCGCCTATCGGCCCGTTTCTAATTATCAGAAAATGATGCGACAGATTCAGCTGTATCTAAAACCGGAAGTCCAGCTTTTTTACCTCAGTTCCATGTTTACCATTAAGTCTAAGTTAAAAGCCAATTATATCGATGACGGACGACCAACAGAAATTGTTATTCTTAACGAGAATCCACGATTTTATTGCATATTTGCTGGTAAGATAAATTCTATTTACGAAATAGAAAAAGTGATTAAGTAA
- a CDS encoding aldo/keto reductase, with translation MTNPTLILGTAFWAWTIDAPRAFQLLDAYYEAGFRWIDCATNYPINKNPADFRGAEKILLAWIKSNGIDDLSILMKIGSVNNLHTPTNNLTPSFMHIMLQEYRFLFGSQLRQWMIHWDNREDPTAISQTLEAMQAAQDLGLQLGLSGIKYPHLYAQINTAFSFDFDIQIKHNLLYSDYSRYVDFHGKRRFLTYGMNAGGLKFQAEDYHALSATLVRGVEAEKHQPYLGQIQQMLALYNQGSKRKPIEHFHQCSMVFSFYSPEIKAMLIGPSTLSQLAQSITFYGELRQGYHRPLFDHLLKWKSNA, from the coding sequence GTGACAAATCCTACGCTAATCCTCGGTACGGCCTTTTGGGCCTGGACCATTGATGCCCCTCGGGCCTTTCAATTGCTCGACGCCTATTATGAAGCGGGTTTTCGGTGGATTGATTGTGCAACCAATTATCCTATTAATAAAAATCCGGCTGATTTCAGAGGGGCAGAAAAAATTTTACTGGCATGGATAAAAAGTAATGGTATTGATGATTTGAGCATCCTCATGAAGATTGGCAGTGTTAATAATTTACATACACCAACGAATAATCTCACGCCTAGCTTCATGCACATCATGCTACAGGAATACCGCTTTCTTTTTGGCAGTCAATTGCGGCAATGGATGATCCATTGGGACAACCGAGAAGACCCCACGGCCATAAGCCAAACCCTGGAAGCCATGCAAGCGGCGCAGGACCTAGGACTGCAACTCGGGCTGAGCGGCATTAAGTACCCGCACCTGTATGCCCAAATCAATACGGCTTTTTCCTTTGATTTCGATATCCAAATCAAACACAATTTACTGTATTCAGATTATTCCCGATATGTGGATTTCCACGGAAAACGCCGTTTTTTGACCTATGGAATGAATGCGGGAGGCCTTAAATTCCAAGCTGAGGACTACCATGCACTTAGCGCGACCCTGGTCAGGGGAGTGGAGGCCGAAAAACACCAGCCTTATTTGGGCCAAATTCAGCAAATGCTGGCGCTTTACAACCAGGGATCGAAACGGAAACCTATTGAACATTTCCATCAATGCAGTATGGTTTTTTCCTTTTATAGTCCCGAGATAAAAGCGATGCTGATTGGTCCTTCTACCCTATCACAATTGGCGCAAAGTATAACCTTTTATGGCGAATTGCGACAGGGTTATCACCGTCCTTTATTTGATCATCTGCTCAAATGGAAGTCCAATGCCTAA